A genomic stretch from Sulfobacillus thermosulfidooxidans includes:
- a CDS encoding glycosyltransferase: MSAVDLHGPPQGERLRLENIVRGAGALGPTELWQPRMIGQPLTRIARLVKFRSLYMARHAYSIGDCPSRSYDLVIAFQLRMAPYALKCRAPVHILDLTDSLGLFRSRLKLFHTGILRQIMLWRVDQLEIFWSNQFSEAWVSGWQDQQWLNNRGISAVLVPNAVREKVLLPPGNVRELLFVANMAYLPNRLGLHHFLENIWPVLVNEGYILHVAGPGTERIKAPGVITHGFVNDLRALYVQAGICISPVELGTGTQNKILEALGYGRPVITGPLAWEALPTRVQSAVAVATTPREWLQQVNLLQDPTIYGFRAHAGFNAVDLNGYPVTRRLQQLHF, encoded by the coding sequence GTGTCTGCCGTTGATCTCCATGGTCCCCCCCAAGGCGAACGTTTGCGATTGGAAAATATTGTCCGTGGAGCCGGGGCTCTTGGCCCCACGGAATTATGGCAGCCCCGAATGATTGGCCAACCTCTTACGCGGATCGCCAGATTAGTCAAATTCAGATCCTTGTATATGGCTCGCCATGCTTATTCTATAGGAGATTGTCCATCACGGTCTTATGATCTTGTCATTGCTTTTCAACTACGAATGGCTCCCTATGCTTTAAAATGTCGTGCTCCTGTCCACATATTAGATTTGACGGACAGCCTGGGATTATTTCGAAGCCGGTTAAAACTGTTTCATACCGGGATATTACGGCAAATCATGCTATGGCGGGTGGACCAACTAGAGATTTTTTGGTCAAACCAGTTTTCGGAAGCGTGGGTAAGCGGCTGGCAAGATCAGCAGTGGTTGAACAATCGCGGTATCTCAGCGGTTTTGGTTCCCAACGCGGTTCGAGAGAAAGTTTTATTGCCCCCCGGCAATGTGCGCGAGCTATTGTTTGTGGCCAATATGGCGTATTTACCGAATCGACTGGGTTTACACCATTTTTTAGAAAATATATGGCCGGTATTGGTAAATGAGGGATATATCTTACACGTGGCAGGGCCCGGAACAGAGCGAATTAAAGCACCTGGTGTGATAACCCACGGCTTCGTCAATGATTTGCGGGCTCTTTATGTCCAAGCGGGAATATGCATTAGTCCTGTGGAATTGGGAACGGGCACCCAAAATAAAATTCTTGAAGCTCTCGGTTATGGGCGCCCAGTAATTACCGGTCCACTAGCATGGGAAGCGCTGCCGACCAGGGTACAATCCGCCGTTGCTGTTGCGACGACTCCTCGCGAATGGCTGCAGCAAGTAAATCTTTTGCAAGATCCAACGATTTATGGGTTCCGGGCCCACGCCGGATTTAATGCGGTTGATCTCAACGGTTATCCCGTTACTCGTCGGCTACAGCAGCTTCATTTTTAA
- the thrB gene encoding homoserine kinase translates to MLAIQVPATSANLGSGLDSLGLALSLYLKLTYCSAPTLTIEPFGEGAELLPRNEDNLIWTTASRLYWEMTGSIIPPGHITVSSEIPLSRGLGSSAAAVVAGLLLANALLPEPLSMDRLLHTATAIEGHPDNVAAALFGGFVLVYRDRNSVIRVNRYTPPALTSLLAIPAYPVPTKDSRAILPPQVSRDDAIFNAQRVALWIHAVSQNDWSVLRDAADDRLHQPYRTVLVEGLDELIRASYDAGAFAATLSGSGPTVMALTDSEHALAIEKAWQHLASNHHWPLTIRYARPIAEGARVQWIDTIKNEAAVADE, encoded by the coding sequence GTGTTAGCAATTCAAGTGCCTGCGACCAGTGCCAATCTCGGCTCGGGTTTGGATAGTTTGGGTTTGGCGTTGTCACTCTATTTAAAATTAACCTACTGTTCGGCACCCACGTTAACGATCGAACCCTTCGGCGAAGGCGCTGAGCTATTGCCTCGTAATGAAGACAACCTCATATGGACAACAGCAAGCCGATTGTATTGGGAGATGACAGGTTCAATCATACCCCCAGGACATATCACGGTATCCAGTGAAATTCCCTTAAGCCGGGGTTTAGGTTCCAGTGCCGCAGCGGTTGTGGCGGGCTTATTATTGGCCAACGCATTATTGCCAGAACCGCTCAGCATGGACCGCCTCTTACACACAGCCACAGCAATCGAAGGACATCCCGATAATGTCGCCGCTGCTCTCTTTGGAGGATTTGTGCTCGTCTACCGGGATCGCAACAGTGTTATTCGTGTCAACCGTTATACACCGCCCGCACTCACCAGTCTTTTAGCTATTCCGGCGTATCCGGTTCCTACCAAAGATTCGCGTGCGATTTTACCACCCCAAGTCTCTCGTGACGATGCCATATTTAATGCACAAAGAGTGGCGTTATGGATTCACGCCGTTTCACAAAATGATTGGAGCGTTTTGCGGGATGCCGCCGATGACCGTCTCCATCAACCCTATCGGACAGTGTTAGTGGAGGGACTCGATGAATTAATTCGGGCGAGTTATGACGCGGGAGCCTTTGCTGCGACACTCTCCGGCTCAGGACCAACCGTGATGGCGTTGACGGATTCCGAACATGCACTGGCTATCGAAAAGGCCTGGCAACATTTAGCGTCAAACCATCATTGGCCGCTGACGATTCGTTATGCACGGCCGATTGCCGAAGGTGCTCGCGTTCAGTGGATCGATACCATTAAAAATGAAGCTGCTGTAGCCGACGAGTAA
- the thrC gene encoding threonine synthase, with protein sequence MHIGLINRYHEWLGLPDLEPVTIGEGNTPMVHWATWDASRIWLKLEGCNPTGSFKDRGMTVAVSQARYTGAKAVICASTGNTAASAAAYAGRAGLKAFVVIPNGQVALPKMIQASAYGATILAIEGNFDQALNAVREVAEQESWIALVNSVNPWRLRGQETGAYEILDDLGHCPHALVLPVGNAGNISAYFHGFRRRNEGIPQMFGIQAQGADPLVQGHELDNVSTVASAIRIGRPASAHLAKEAVQESHGLFYSVPDSAILQAQEELAHGGVFVEPASAAAYAGLKALYHQRRLPQGDIVVILTGNGLKDSQTPTMWAHVEPHVVDSHNLLDAIGELMNS encoded by the coding sequence ATGCATATAGGATTGATTAATCGTTATCATGAGTGGTTAGGACTACCAGATTTAGAGCCCGTAACGATCGGAGAAGGCAATACGCCAATGGTTCACTGGGCAACATGGGATGCATCGCGGATCTGGTTAAAACTCGAAGGATGTAATCCGACCGGATCTTTTAAGGATCGCGGCATGACAGTTGCGGTCAGTCAGGCACGATATACGGGAGCCAAAGCGGTAATTTGTGCATCCACCGGAAACACCGCAGCATCTGCAGCCGCTTATGCTGGCAGAGCCGGTCTTAAAGCATTCGTCGTCATTCCCAACGGCCAAGTAGCCTTGCCCAAAATGATTCAAGCAAGTGCGTACGGCGCCACCATTTTGGCCATCGAAGGCAACTTCGATCAGGCATTGAACGCCGTGCGAGAAGTCGCCGAACAAGAGTCATGGATTGCTTTGGTAAATTCCGTTAATCCCTGGCGTCTTCGAGGACAAGAAACAGGCGCATATGAAATTCTTGATGATTTAGGACATTGTCCCCATGCTTTGGTTTTACCTGTCGGCAATGCTGGCAACATCTCCGCATATTTTCACGGATTTCGGCGCCGTAATGAAGGAATTCCCCAAATGTTTGGCATTCAAGCCCAAGGTGCCGATCCTTTGGTGCAAGGTCATGAACTCGATAACGTCAGCACGGTGGCATCAGCCATCCGCATTGGACGGCCTGCTAGTGCCCATTTGGCCAAAGAAGCTGTCCAAGAATCTCATGGTTTATTTTATTCGGTGCCGGACTCGGCGATCTTGCAGGCCCAGGAAGAACTAGCTCACGGTGGTGTGTTTGTTGAACCAGCTTCTGCTGCCGCTTATGCAGGCCTCAAGGCTTTGTACCATCAGAGACGACTACCTCAGGGAGATATTGTCGTCATTTTAACGGGAAATGGTCTCAAAGATTCTCAAACGCCAACAATGTGGGCGCACGTTGAACCTCATGTTGTAGACAGTCATAACTTGTTAGATGCCATTGGAGAGTTAATGAATTCCTAG
- the hemQ gene encoding hydrogen peroxide-dependent heme synthase, whose amino-acid sequence MADAIETIEGWYALHDFRQINWPLWNSCTSSERNEAIQSLLKIINQWIAVEEAGHGSTGIYHIIGHKADLLFANFRPTVDELLQTELDIDKSPMSRFFTKPYSYFSVVELSKYLVKGQVDPLTLPGTKERLYPILPKTHYVCFYPMNKRRVGQDNWYMLSKDERREKMKGHGILGHKYADRVTQIITGSQGLDDWEWGVTLYANDMLDFKKLIYEMRFDEASARFADFGPFLVGKRLTQESLQVLFG is encoded by the coding sequence ATGGCAGATGCAATCGAAACAATCGAAGGCTGGTATGCCTTGCACGATTTTCGCCAGATAAACTGGCCCTTATGGAATTCCTGTACCTCATCAGAACGGAACGAGGCGATTCAATCATTACTGAAAATCATTAACCAGTGGATAGCTGTGGAAGAAGCGGGTCATGGCAGCACAGGCATCTACCACATTATTGGGCACAAAGCGGATCTGTTGTTTGCCAATTTTCGTCCCACGGTTGATGAGTTACTTCAAACTGAGTTGGACATTGACAAATCGCCCATGAGTCGCTTTTTCACCAAACCCTATTCTTATTTCTCCGTGGTGGAATTAAGTAAGTATCTGGTTAAAGGACAAGTTGATCCCTTGACATTGCCCGGCACCAAAGAGCGTCTTTACCCTATTTTGCCGAAAACACATTATGTGTGTTTTTATCCGATGAATAAGCGGCGAGTAGGTCAGGATAACTGGTATATGCTGAGCAAAGACGAACGCCGGGAAAAAATGAAGGGACACGGCATCTTAGGTCACAAATATGCCGACCGTGTCACCCAAATCATTACCGGTTCCCAAGGGCTTGATGACTGGGAGTGGGGTGTCACCCTGTATGCCAATGACATGTTAGATTTCAAAAAGCTTATCTATGAAATGCGATTTGATGAAGCGAGTGCGCGCTTTGCCGACTTTGGCCCGTTTCTTGTTGGCAAACGCCTGACTCAGGAATCGCTTCAGGTTTTATTTGGTTAG
- a CDS encoding heavy metal-binding domain-containing protein, producing the protein MAEYSDLPQDALSRLQQEPDHFVFTSDLSVNEFILVEEAGFTPLGMVMGSSIYHIGYQQANWTKNQEMTVLSQAMYNARELAMTRMEEEADALKADGIIGVRLQVSHREWGQHIAEFVAIGTAVKAKDGSSHRTIKGKPFTSDLSGQDFYLLMQAGYRPVSLAMGSCVYHVAHQGTLATIRQLGQNRELLPYTQGLYDARERAMERMQTEAAELKAQGIVGVHLHENNHSWDSHILEFFAVGTAVVKFQDRVMTPPSLVLPLNDNTTD; encoded by the coding sequence ATGGCTGAATATTCCGATCTGCCCCAAGATGCTTTATCGCGATTACAGCAAGAACCTGATCATTTCGTGTTTACCAGTGATCTTTCGGTCAACGAGTTCATTTTGGTTGAAGAAGCAGGATTCACCCCTCTTGGCATGGTTATGGGATCATCTATCTACCACATTGGTTATCAGCAGGCCAATTGGACAAAAAACCAGGAAATGACGGTTTTATCGCAGGCGATGTACAATGCCCGCGAACTCGCGATGACCCGTATGGAGGAAGAGGCTGATGCACTCAAGGCGGATGGAATTATTGGTGTGCGTCTACAAGTCAGTCATCGGGAATGGGGACAGCATATTGCAGAATTTGTTGCCATTGGGACGGCTGTCAAAGCCAAGGATGGGTCAAGCCACCGCACAATTAAAGGCAAACCCTTTACCTCCGATCTTTCAGGACAAGATTTCTATTTATTAATGCAAGCGGGATACCGGCCCGTCAGCTTAGCGATGGGCTCTTGTGTTTATCATGTTGCCCATCAAGGGACGTTGGCGACAATACGCCAGTTAGGGCAAAACCGCGAGTTACTTCCATACACCCAAGGGCTTTACGATGCGAGGGAACGTGCCATGGAGCGCATGCAAACGGAAGCCGCAGAATTGAAAGCGCAAGGCATTGTGGGTGTGCATCTCCATGAAAACAATCACAGTTGGGATTCGCATATTCTTGAATTTTTTGCTGTGGGTACGGCAGTAGTGAAGTTCCAGGATAGAGTCATGACTCCACCGAGCCTGGTTCTGCCCCTGAATGATAATACAACGGATTAG
- a CDS encoding heavy metal-binding domain-containing protein — MPFFRRPSKPQDAPRTPLTDKVYESQRPEEVQADLQALESGDLPNKAKVRLHRTISGELPWMSTYSTPDFFLVEHLRIEPLVQVSGACYFHAATDSQGHIFLDSNLDATNLVRAYYRAKDEAINRLLQEATAVGAHAVLNARYRFQRDETVVSFTVLGTAVRFVGMNPPVKPLVSPLNGEDTYKLLQRGWLPVNMALGYHWHCMPVGFSTKYGIAQSWYNQEFTAISKKFMQSRDLALQKMRQDGARHHPVSGFVAVKIDYSVEETEIIFVRNGLFDNGLTIDGTFYPYDDMGRAEVPAFNTEFFATGASIVRLSTGQVTKSDIANYLLLN; from the coding sequence ATGCCTTTTTTTCGCAGGCCCTCCAAGCCGCAAGATGCGCCACGGACGCCTTTGACAGATAAAGTCTATGAAAGCCAACGTCCGGAAGAGGTGCAAGCTGATCTACAGGCACTGGAATCAGGGGATTTACCCAATAAAGCCAAAGTGCGTTTACACCGCACTATATCGGGTGAGTTGCCATGGATGAGTACTTATTCGACACCCGATTTTTTCTTGGTAGAGCATCTTCGTATTGAACCGTTAGTTCAAGTGAGTGGAGCTTGTTACTTTCATGCCGCGACAGACAGTCAAGGACACATCTTTCTCGATAGCAATTTAGATGCGACAAACCTCGTACGAGCATATTACCGGGCTAAAGATGAGGCGATTAACCGCTTGCTTCAAGAGGCAACGGCGGTTGGAGCGCATGCCGTACTGAATGCGCGTTACCGCTTTCAACGTGATGAAACCGTGGTCTCGTTTACTGTACTCGGCACCGCTGTGCGTTTTGTCGGAATGAATCCGCCGGTTAAACCCTTGGTCAGTCCACTAAATGGGGAAGACACTTATAAATTACTGCAGCGGGGATGGTTACCGGTCAACATGGCTTTAGGCTATCACTGGCATTGTATGCCCGTAGGATTTTCCACGAAATATGGTATTGCGCAAAGCTGGTACAATCAAGAATTTACCGCGATAAGCAAAAAGTTCATGCAAAGCCGGGATCTAGCGCTTCAAAAAATGCGACAAGACGGGGCGCGTCATCATCCCGTATCGGGTTTTGTGGCGGTCAAGATTGATTATTCGGTAGAGGAAACGGAGATAATTTTTGTGCGGAATGGTTTGTTTGACAATGGGCTGACTATCGATGGAACCTTTTATCCCTATGATGATATGGGGCGAGCAGAAGTGCCAGCATTTAATACAGAATTCTTTGCGACGGGGGCAAGTATCGTTCGCCTTAGCACAGGTCAAGTGACCAAATCAGATATCGCAAATTATTTGTTATTAAATTAG
- a CDS encoding rhodanese-like domain-containing protein, whose amino-acid sequence MKLVHHLSPERVESMARNGQAIVVDVRESSEYKQGHIPRARHIPLSQLLHRLKEVSKSHTVVVVCQSGNRSARACEMLQQAGYTKVFNLSGGMNNWKGPVER is encoded by the coding sequence ATGAAGTTGGTTCACCATCTATCACCCGAACGGGTCGAAAGCATGGCGCGGAACGGACAGGCCATTGTGGTTGACGTGCGCGAATCAAGTGAATACAAACAGGGTCATATCCCCCGGGCACGCCATATTCCGCTCAGTCAGTTACTTCACCGGTTAAAAGAAGTAAGCAAATCGCATACAGTTGTTGTGGTGTGTCAAAGCGGCAATCGGTCTGCGCGTGCCTGCGAAATGCTACAACAAGCCGGATACACGAAAGTATTCAACTTGTCGGGCGGCATGAATAACTGGAAGGGCCCTGTCGAACGATAA
- a CDS encoding aldehyde dehydrogenase family protein has product MHVRLLNFIGGQWSEPVNGQYHNDYNPATGEVLVEVPRSSREDANRAVAAAKEAFQSWRLVPAPKRGEILFRVGQLLMERKSELAKKMTQEMGKVLIEAEGDVQEGIDMAFYMAGEGRRSFGYTTPSELPNKFAMAVRDPIGVAAIITPWNFPMAIPTWKIFPALVAGNTVVFKPASETPQLAYELVKILEEAGIPAGVVNLVFGSGSEVGETLISHPDVALISFTGSNETGRHVAQVAGSQLKRVSLELGGKNAIIVLDDADLDLAIDGIIWSAFGTTGQRCTACSRLIVQEGIYDVLRERLKDRIAKLSLGSGLDGSTDVGPLINRQAVEKVHKYVQIGQEEGARLEIGGDVPHDSSLSNGNFYLPTLFTGVTIEMRIAQEEIFGPVLSMIKVKTLEEAIEVNNKVTYGLSSSIFTRDVNAAFQAIRDLATGIVYINAGTIGAEIHLPFGGTRGTGNGHREAGTAALDFFSEWKAVYVDYSGKLQRAQIDD; this is encoded by the coding sequence ATGCATGTGCGCCTATTAAATTTTATTGGCGGGCAATGGTCTGAACCCGTTAATGGCCAATATCATAATGACTATAATCCGGCAACTGGCGAAGTACTTGTGGAAGTGCCACGGTCTTCGCGAGAGGATGCCAATCGTGCTGTGGCTGCAGCAAAAGAGGCTTTTCAATCGTGGCGACTGGTTCCAGCGCCCAAACGGGGTGAAATATTATTTCGTGTAGGACAATTATTAATGGAACGCAAGTCAGAACTTGCCAAGAAAATGACGCAAGAAATGGGAAAAGTCTTAATAGAAGCAGAGGGCGATGTCCAAGAAGGCATTGACATGGCCTTTTACATGGCTGGAGAAGGCCGCCGCTCTTTTGGCTATACCACTCCCTCTGAACTTCCTAATAAATTTGCGATGGCTGTCCGTGATCCTATTGGAGTGGCCGCGATTATAACTCCTTGGAATTTTCCTATGGCTATTCCCACGTGGAAAATATTTCCCGCGCTAGTGGCCGGTAACACTGTAGTCTTCAAGCCCGCGTCAGAAACTCCGCAACTTGCCTATGAACTGGTAAAAATATTGGAAGAGGCAGGAATTCCAGCCGGGGTTGTTAATCTTGTCTTCGGATCGGGAAGTGAAGTCGGGGAAACTTTAATCAGTCACCCTGATGTTGCCTTAATATCATTTACAGGATCAAATGAGACGGGAAGACATGTGGCGCAAGTGGCTGGATCCCAATTGAAGCGGGTATCCTTAGAATTGGGTGGAAAAAATGCCATTATTGTGCTCGATGATGCCGATTTGGATTTAGCTATTGACGGTATTATTTGGAGTGCATTTGGCACGACTGGCCAACGTTGCACGGCTTGTTCCCGACTTATTGTGCAAGAGGGGATTTATGATGTCCTGCGGGAGCGTTTAAAGGATCGTATTGCGAAACTCAGCTTGGGGTCAGGATTGGATGGTAGCACCGATGTGGGACCCTTGATAAATCGCCAGGCTGTCGAAAAAGTTCATAAATATGTTCAGATAGGACAAGAAGAAGGGGCTCGTTTGGAAATCGGAGGAGATGTTCCTCATGACAGTAGTTTATCGAATGGCAATTTTTATCTTCCGACCCTCTTCACGGGTGTCACCATCGAAATGCGCATAGCACAAGAAGAAATTTTTGGTCCAGTACTATCTATGATCAAAGTCAAGACTCTTGAAGAAGCTATTGAGGTCAATAACAAAGTCACATATGGACTCAGTTCTTCCATCTTTACGCGCGATGTTAATGCAGCCTTCCAAGCTATTCGCGATTTGGCGACTGGCATAGTGTACATTAACGCTGGCACCATTGGCGCAGAAATCCATCTTCCATTTGGCGGAACGCGGGGGACTGGTAATGGTCACCGGGAAGCCGGAACGGCCGCTTTAGATTTCTTTTCGGAATGGAAAGCGGTTTATGTGGATTACAGTGGCAAACTTCAACGAGCACAGATAGACGACTAA
- the gabT gene encoding 4-aminobutyrate--2-oxoglutarate transaminase, with product MATATKYIELKTEIPGPRSQSVLARIDKATPRATSVYAPLVIDKAHGSLLTDIDGNTFIDLTGGVGVLNVGHTHDKVRQALHEQVDRFLHTDFTVVPYESYVRLAERLNAKFPGGGPATTVFFNSGAEAVENAIKIARAYTKRKGIIAFERAFHGRTLMAMTLTSKVHPYKAGMGPFAPEVYRVPFPYPYRCPYAQGSLQHECDETCYRAIEQALILQVAPEDVAAVIVEPVQGEGGFVVPPKSFLPWLRAFTERHGILLIVDEVQTGFGRTGKFFATEYANIRPDLLTMAKSIADGVPLSGVMGRAEVMDGPGDSQIGGTYVGNPLATAAGNAVLDIFEQEDLLSQAEKQGEYLMARLTAMQKKYPVIGDVRGLGAMVAIELVKDPQTKEPHSDLTARILNYALHHGVIMLKAGIYGNVIRFLAPLNTPLDMLEEALNILEKAFEQEGQH from the coding sequence ATGGCAACCGCGACAAAATATATTGAACTTAAGACAGAAATTCCGGGTCCTCGGTCGCAATCGGTCCTAGCCCGTATCGATAAGGCGACGCCGCGGGCAACATCGGTATATGCGCCGCTTGTGATTGATAAAGCACATGGCAGTTTGCTCACAGATATAGACGGCAACACCTTTATTGATTTAACAGGTGGCGTCGGAGTATTAAACGTAGGACATACGCATGATAAAGTGCGACAAGCCTTGCATGAACAAGTTGACCGGTTCTTACATACAGATTTCACGGTCGTGCCTTATGAAAGTTACGTCCGGTTGGCAGAAAGGCTTAATGCGAAGTTTCCAGGTGGTGGTCCTGCCACGACCGTCTTTTTTAATTCCGGGGCCGAAGCCGTAGAAAATGCCATTAAAATTGCCCGGGCTTACACTAAGCGTAAAGGGATCATTGCATTTGAGCGGGCATTTCATGGCCGCACGTTGATGGCCATGACACTAACGAGTAAAGTTCACCCCTATAAGGCGGGCATGGGACCCTTTGCGCCCGAGGTCTATCGTGTTCCCTTTCCCTATCCCTATCGCTGTCCCTATGCCCAGGGTTCCTTGCAACACGAATGTGACGAAACCTGTTACCGAGCCATTGAACAAGCATTAATCCTTCAAGTTGCTCCCGAAGATGTGGCGGCGGTGATTGTGGAACCGGTTCAGGGAGAAGGCGGTTTTGTGGTACCTCCTAAAAGCTTTTTACCCTGGTTGCGAGCATTTACTGAACGTCATGGAATTCTCTTAATCGTGGATGAAGTTCAGACCGGATTTGGCCGTACAGGAAAGTTTTTTGCCACCGAATATGCGAATATCCGCCCAGACTTGTTAACTATGGCAAAATCTATTGCCGATGGTGTGCCATTGTCTGGGGTCATGGGCCGTGCTGAAGTCATGGATGGACCAGGAGATTCTCAGATTGGCGGAACCTATGTGGGTAATCCGTTAGCTACAGCAGCTGGGAATGCCGTTTTGGATATTTTTGAGCAAGAGGACCTTCTTTCACAGGCTGAGAAACAAGGAGAATATTTAATGGCGCGTCTTACCGCGATGCAAAAAAAGTATCCAGTGATTGGGGATGTTCGCGGATTAGGAGCCATGGTTGCTATTGAATTGGTGAAAGATCCACAAACCAAGGAGCCTCATAGTGATTTGACGGCGCGCATATTAAATTACGCATTACATCATGGGGTAATCATGCTCAAGGCCGGCATTTATGGCAATGTGATTCGGTTCTTAGCACCGTTAAATACACCGTTGGATATGCTAGAAGAGGCGTTAAATATTTTGGAAAAAGCATTTGAACAAGAGGGCCAGCACTAA
- a CDS encoding acyl-CoA dehydrogenase family protein, translated as MVTKDIDDIVAKVEDFYRISGLWTEEERDVQRAVRHFVDEQIKPFAGQWWQAGEFPVSLIPELGRLGVLGSNLPEEYGGSALSPLSYGLIMQELERGDSGLRSFASVQGALAMYAIYRYGSEEQRCQYLPAMASGQMIGCFGLTEPDAGSDPASMLTKARQIGSEYVLSGTKRWITNGHLADIAIVWAKDDTGTIRGFIVPTDTPGFSARPIHTKASMRMSATSELYLDDVHVDKSLQLPHAKGLGAPLSCLTQARYGIAWGTIGAAMDCLVEAATYAKTRVAFGRSIAATQLVQERIVDMQTRLVNMQLMARQLGWLYQNGQLDYAHVSLAKRHNARAALEIARMSRELLGGNGISTDYASIRHMANLETVDTYEGTYEIHTLIVGRNLLGEEAF; from the coding sequence ATGGTGACAAAAGATATTGACGATATTGTGGCGAAAGTTGAAGATTTCTACCGAATATCTGGACTATGGACGGAAGAAGAAAGAGATGTTCAGCGTGCAGTCCGTCATTTTGTTGACGAACAGATTAAACCTTTTGCGGGGCAATGGTGGCAAGCAGGCGAGTTCCCGGTTTCACTGATACCGGAATTGGGTCGTTTAGGGGTATTGGGGTCTAATTTACCTGAAGAATATGGGGGAAGTGCCTTATCTCCTCTATCTTATGGACTGATTATGCAAGAATTAGAACGTGGGGATTCCGGCCTCAGGTCTTTTGCCTCTGTTCAAGGAGCGTTGGCGATGTACGCGATTTATCGTTATGGTTCAGAAGAGCAACGCTGTCAGTATCTTCCGGCTATGGCTTCGGGCCAGATGATCGGGTGTTTCGGCCTGACCGAACCGGATGCGGGTTCTGATCCTGCTTCAATGCTGACGAAGGCCCGTCAAATAGGGTCTGAGTATGTGCTTTCGGGGACTAAACGCTGGATTACAAACGGTCATTTAGCAGACATTGCCATTGTATGGGCGAAGGATGATACCGGGACGATTCGTGGGTTTATCGTGCCGACCGACACGCCAGGCTTCTCGGCTCGTCCGATTCACACGAAAGCTTCTATGCGTATGTCGGCTACCTCCGAACTCTATTTAGATGATGTACATGTCGACAAGAGCCTACAACTTCCCCATGCCAAGGGTTTAGGAGCACCGCTAAGTTGTTTGACTCAAGCTCGCTACGGCATTGCCTGGGGAACTATAGGGGCAGCTATGGATTGCCTAGTCGAGGCTGCCACGTATGCCAAAACCCGCGTGGCTTTTGGTCGCTCTATTGCCGCGACACAACTGGTGCAAGAACGCATTGTGGACATGCAAACGCGGTTAGTTAATATGCAATTAATGGCCCGCCAACTGGGGTGGCTATATCAAAATGGCCAGCTTGATTATGCGCATGTCTCATTGGCGAAGCGGCATAATGCCCGGGCCGCGTTGGAAATTGCTCGGATGTCTCGCGAATTGCTTGGTGGAAATGGGATTAGTACCGATTATGCATCGATTCGTCATATGGCGAATTTAGAAACCGTGGATACATATGAGGGAACTTATGAGATTCACACGTTGATTGTTGGCCGAAATCTTCTTGGCGAAGAGGCGTTTTAA
- a CDS encoding PadR family transcriptional regulator has product MPNAMEPGRRYQTGKHLEAFILLFIYQQPMHGGAILKRLQDELPPVWIIDSGGVYRLLRDLENQGAVSSSWITEDQGAPKRFYRITDEGIERLKQWAAELRVRRNSMDLFLTWWEEANKSEE; this is encoded by the coding sequence ATGCCAAATGCAATGGAGCCAGGGAGACGATATCAAACTGGCAAACACCTTGAAGCATTTATATTACTGTTTATATATCAACAACCCATGCATGGGGGTGCCATATTAAAACGTTTACAAGATGAATTGCCCCCAGTATGGATTATCGATAGCGGTGGAGTGTACCGACTATTGCGTGATTTAGAAAATCAAGGGGCGGTATCGTCATCATGGATTACCGAGGATCAGGGAGCCCCCAAACGGTTTTACCGGATTACTGACGAGGGAATTGAGCGGTTAAAACAATGGGCGGCCGAACTACGTGTGCGTCGAAATTCAATGGATTTGTTTTTAACGTGGTGGGAAGAAGCCAATAAATCTGAAGAATAG